The Streptomyces nitrosporeus genome includes a window with the following:
- the mutM gene encoding bifunctional DNA-formamidopyrimidine glycosylase/DNA-(apurinic or apyrimidinic site) lyase, giving the protein MPELPEVEVVRRGLARWVSGRTAEDVEVLHPRAVRRHLAGGEDFAARLRGTGFGTAMRRGKYLWIPLDEGSSSLLGHLGMSGQLLVRPSGAPDEKHLRIRVRFADGLGTELRFVDQRTFGGLSLHETAPDGLPDVIAHIARDPLDPAFDDAAFHTALRLRRTTLKRALLDQSLISGVGNIYADEALWRSRLHYERPTASLTRPRTTELLGHVRDVMSEALAQGGTSFDSLYVNVNGESGYFDRSLDAYGREDEPCHRCGTPMRRRPWMNRSSYFCPRCQRPPRTV; this is encoded by the coding sequence GTGCCCGAACTGCCCGAGGTCGAAGTCGTACGGAGAGGTCTCGCGCGCTGGGTCTCCGGACGCACCGCCGAGGACGTCGAGGTCCTGCACCCGCGCGCGGTCCGGCGCCACCTCGCGGGCGGCGAGGACTTCGCGGCCCGGCTGAGGGGCACGGGCTTCGGCACGGCGATGCGGCGCGGCAAGTACCTGTGGATCCCGCTGGACGAGGGGTCCTCCTCGCTGCTGGGCCATCTCGGGATGAGCGGTCAGCTGCTGGTCCGGCCGTCCGGCGCGCCCGACGAGAAGCACCTGCGGATCAGGGTCCGCTTCGCCGACGGGCTCGGCACCGAACTGCGCTTCGTGGACCAGCGGACCTTCGGCGGGCTGTCGCTCCACGAAACCGCGCCGGACGGGCTGCCCGACGTCATCGCGCACATCGCCCGCGACCCGCTCGACCCCGCCTTCGACGACGCGGCGTTCCACACGGCGCTGCGCCTGCGGCGTACGACGCTCAAGCGCGCCCTGCTCGACCAGTCCCTGATCAGCGGGGTCGGCAACATCTACGCGGACGAGGCGCTCTGGCGCAGCCGGCTGCACTACGAGCGGCCCACGGCGTCCCTCACCCGGCCCCGGACCACCGAACTGCTCGGCCACGTCCGGGACGTGATGAGCGAGGCGCTCGCCCAGGGCGGCACCAGTTTCGACAGCCTGTACGTCAACGTGAACGGGGAGTCCGGCTACTTCGACCGGTCGCTGGACGCGTACGGGCGCGAGGACGAGCCCTGCCACCGCTGCGGGACACCGATGCGGCGCCGCCCGTGGATGAACCGCTCCAGTTACTTCTGCCCGCGCTGCCAGCGCCCGCCCCGCACGGTCTGA
- the rnc gene encoding ribonuclease III, with protein sequence MSELSHAKKQADNINSASSHTLLEGRLGYHLESALLVRALTHRSYAYEHGGLPTNERLEFLGDSVLGLVVTDTLYRTHPDLPEGQLAKLRAAVVNSRALAEVGRGLELGSFIRLGRGEEGTGGRDKASILADTLEAVIGAVYLDQGLDAASELVHRLFDPLIDRSSNLGAGLDWKTSLQELTASESLGVPEYLVTETGPDHEKTFTAAARVGGVSYGTGTGRSKKEAEQQAAESAWREISAAAEAREAAAKAAADGGAADTPADPPHTDAAPA encoded by the coding sequence ATGTCTGAGTTGTCCCACGCCAAGAAGCAGGCAGACAACATCAACTCAGCCTCGTCCCACACGCTTCTGGAAGGGCGGCTCGGGTATCACCTCGAGTCCGCCCTTCTGGTGCGTGCGCTGACCCACCGTTCGTACGCGTACGAGCACGGCGGTCTGCCCACCAACGAGCGTCTGGAGTTCCTCGGGGACTCCGTGCTCGGCCTGGTGGTCACGGACACGCTGTACCGCACCCACCCGGATCTCCCGGAGGGCCAGCTGGCCAAGCTCCGGGCCGCGGTGGTCAACTCGCGTGCGCTCGCCGAAGTGGGCCGCGGGCTCGAACTCGGCTCCTTCATCCGGCTCGGCCGCGGTGAAGAGGGCACGGGTGGCCGGGACAAGGCTTCCATCCTCGCCGACACCCTTGAAGCGGTGATCGGCGCCGTCTATCTCGACCAGGGCCTGGACGCGGCCTCGGAGCTGGTGCACCGGCTTTTCGACCCGCTGATCGACAGGTCCTCCAACCTCGGTGCCGGCCTGGACTGGAAGACCAGTCTCCAGGAGCTCACCGCGAGCGAGAGCCTCGGCGTGCCCGAGTACCTCGTCACGGAGACCGGCCCGGACCACGAGAAGACCTTCACTGCTGCTGCTCGCGTCGGTGGTGTCTCGTACGGCACCGGCACCGGCCGTAGCAAGAAGGAAGCGGAGCAGCAGGCGGCGGAGTCCGCCTGGCGCGAGATCAGCGCCGCCGCGGAAGCGCGGGAGGCGGCGGCGAAGGCCGCAGCCGACGGAGGGGCCGCCGACACCCCTGCCGACCCGCCGCACACGGACGCCGCTCCGGCCTGA
- the rpmF gene encoding 50S ribosomal protein L32 has translation MAVPKRKMSRSNTRHRRSQWKAAVPTLVSCERCQEPKLQHIACPSCGTYNKRQVLEV, from the coding sequence GTGGCTGTTCCGAAGCGGAAGATGTCGCGCAGCAACACGCGCCACCGCCGGTCGCAGTGGAAGGCTGCGGTCCCCACCCTGGTTTCGTGCGAGCGTTGCCAGGAGCCGAAGCTGCAGCACATCGCGTGCCCGAGCTGCGGCACCTACAACAAGCGCCAGGTCCTCGAGGTCTGA
- a CDS encoding YceD family protein, which produces MIPKAGEALNGHLDHRSPLVFDTRELGRRPGAMKRFSRTVEAPKDLGIDGVVGVPEKAPMELELRLESVMEGVLVTGTARATAEGECVRCLEPLTIEVAADFQEMFSYPDADDRNRGRTADPVDDAEDDEDRYFLEDDSFDLEPVLRDAVVLALPLQPVCKETCAGLCSECGVRLDENPDHHHDAVDIRWAALQGLAETVQDGEKDNMGGAEPGVDEKQEK; this is translated from the coding sequence ATGATCCCGAAAGCAGGAGAAGCCCTGAACGGCCACCTCGACCACCGCAGCCCTCTCGTGTTCGACACACGCGAGCTGGGCCGGCGTCCCGGTGCCATGAAGCGGTTCTCCCGCACGGTGGAGGCGCCGAAGGACCTCGGCATCGACGGAGTCGTCGGTGTGCCGGAGAAGGCGCCCATGGAGCTGGAGCTCCGCCTCGAATCCGTCATGGAAGGGGTGCTCGTCACAGGCACCGCCCGTGCGACGGCCGAAGGGGAGTGCGTAAGGTGTCTGGAGCCGCTGACGATCGAGGTCGCAGCGGACTTCCAGGAAATGTTCTCGTACCCTGACGCCGATGACCGGAACCGCGGGCGTACCGCGGACCCGGTCGACGACGCCGAGGACGACGAGGACAGGTACTTCCTCGAGGACGACTCGTTCGACCTCGAGCCTGTGCTGCGTGACGCGGTGGTGCTCGCACTGCCGTTGCAGCCGGTGTGCAAGGAGACCTGTGCCGGCCTGTGCTCCGAGTGCGGAGTCAGGCTGGACGAGAATCCGGACCATCACCACGATGCCGTCGACATCCGTTGGGCGGCACTGCAAGGACTCGCCGAGACCGTTCAGGACGGCGAGAAGGACAACATGGGCGGCGCCGAACCGGGCGTCGACGAGAAGCAGGAGAAGTAG